One genomic window of Synechococcales cyanobacterium T60_A2020_003 includes the following:
- a CDS encoding FprA family A-type flavoprotein: protein MVYTSTSAYESTTASAKPRDVQVFPIAQDTLMLRSRSWSRLRFEIEYALERGTTANAYLITADKSALLDPPGESFTEIFLTALEQRFDLRTLDYVVLGHINPNRIATLKTLLEKAPQITVVCSNPAAIALRNTLPDTTVRIQVMKGASDEHLDLGQGHVLDFIPTPTPRYPDSLCTYDPKTQVLFTDKFFG from the coding sequence ATGGTCTACACATCCACGTCAGCTTATGAGTCTACCACCGCTTCAGCTAAGCCCCGTGATGTGCAAGTATTCCCCATCGCCCAAGATACCCTAATGCTGCGATCGCGCAGTTGGAGTCGGCTCCGGTTTGAGATTGAGTATGCTCTAGAACGGGGTACGACCGCCAATGCGTATTTGATCACGGCAGACAAGTCCGCGTTGCTTGATCCTCCGGGTGAATCCTTCACCGAAATTTTCTTGACGGCACTGGAGCAGCGGTTTGATCTCCGGACGCTAGACTATGTCGTGCTGGGACACATCAATCCCAACCGGATCGCGACCCTGAAAACCTTGCTCGAAAAAGCTCCTCAGATTACTGTTGTTTGTTCCAATCCTGCCGCGATCGCCCTTCGCAATACCCTGCCGGATACAACTGTCAGGATTCAAGTGATGAAGGGAGCTTCTGATGAACACCTAGATCTGGGACAGGGACACGTCCTTGACTTTATTCCGACACCGACACCTCGCTATCCCGATAGCCTTTGCACCTACGATCCCAAAACGCAGGTTCTCTTCACCGATAAATTCTTCGGG